One stretch of Corvus moneduloides isolate bCorMon1 chromosome 16, bCorMon1.pri, whole genome shotgun sequence DNA includes these proteins:
- the LOC116451948 gene encoding nucleoside diphosphate kinase, mitochondrial-like isoform X1 codes for MGWGQGRGPSTSRGAAGTAWAPAATGAVSGGVPCPAVVTVTRGPPAAPPALQEKTLVVAKPDAVQRRLLGDIIRRFERRGFKLVAMKLLQADRRLVEQHYEQLRLKPFYPALVAYMTSGPVVAMVWEGYNAVRCVRAMVGDSGAVGTIRGDLSVHITRNLVHASDSVETAQREIGFWFPRDELVAWDSRDRDNIYGL; via the exons atgggatggggacagggacgggggcCGAGTACAAGCCGTGGTGCCGCGGGGACAGCttgggctcctgctgccaccgGGGCCGTGTCTGGCGGGGTCCCGTGTCCCGCGGTGGTGACAGTGACCCGCGgtccccccgcagcccccccggcGCTGCAGGAGAAGACGCTGGTGGTGGCCAAGCCGGACGCGGTGCAGCGGCGGCTGCTGGGGGACATCATCCGGCGCTTCGAGCGCCGCGGCTTCAAGCTGGTGGCCATGAAGCTGCTCCAG GCGGACCGGAGGCTCGTGGAGCAGCACTACGAGCAGCTGCGGCTGAAGCCCTTCTACCCCGCGCTCGTCGCCTACATGACCTCGGGGCCGGTGGTGGCCATG GTGTGGGAGGGCTACAACGCGGTGCGGTGTGTGCGGGCCATGGTTGGGGACAGCGGCGCCGTGGGGACCATCCGGGGCGATCTCAGCGTGCACATCACCAG GAACCTGGTCCATGCCAGTGACTCCGTGGAGACGGCCCAGCGGGAGATCGGCTTCTGGTTCCCGCGGGACGAGCTGGTGgcctgggacagcagggacagggacaacaTCTACGGGCTCTAG
- the LOC116451948 gene encoding nucleoside diphosphate kinase, mitochondrial-like isoform X2 — protein MGWGQGRGPSTSRGAAGTAWAPAATGAVSGGVPCPAVVTVTRGPPAAPPALQEKTLVVAKPDAVQRRLLGDIIRRFERRGFKLVAMKLLQADRRLVEQHYEQLRLKPFYPALVAYMTSGPVVAMVWEGYNAVRCVRAMVGDSGAVGTIRGDLSVHITSDSVETAQREIGFWFPRDELVAWDSRDRDNIYGL, from the exons atgggatggggacagggacgggggcCGAGTACAAGCCGTGGTGCCGCGGGGACAGCttgggctcctgctgccaccgGGGCCGTGTCTGGCGGGGTCCCGTGTCCCGCGGTGGTGACAGTGACCCGCGgtccccccgcagcccccccggcGCTGCAGGAGAAGACGCTGGTGGTGGCCAAGCCGGACGCGGTGCAGCGGCGGCTGCTGGGGGACATCATCCGGCGCTTCGAGCGCCGCGGCTTCAAGCTGGTGGCCATGAAGCTGCTCCAG GCGGACCGGAGGCTCGTGGAGCAGCACTACGAGCAGCTGCGGCTGAAGCCCTTCTACCCCGCGCTCGTCGCCTACATGACCTCGGGGCCGGTGGTGGCCATG GTGTGGGAGGGCTACAACGCGGTGCGGTGTGTGCGGGCCATGGTTGGGGACAGCGGCGCCGTGGGGACCATCCGGGGCGATCTCAGCGTGCACATCACCAG TGACTCCGTGGAGACGGCCCAGCGGGAGATCGGCTTCTGGTTCCCGCGGGACGAGCTGGTGgcctgggacagcagggacagggacaacaTCTACGGGCTCTAG
- the DECR2 gene encoding peroxisomal 2,4-dienoyl-CoA reductase isoform X1, translating into MAEAAMAARVPPDEDGDECLPQYRHLLSPDLLAGQVAFITGGGSGIGFRIAEIFMRHGCRTVIASRNLQRVSEASKKLMAATGQQCLPLSIDVRQPQTIAAAVDEALKEFQRIDILINGAAGNFLCPASALSFNAFKTVIDIDTMGTFNTSKVLFEKYFRDHGGVIVNITATLSYRGQALQVHAGAAKAAIDAMTRHLAVEWGPNNIRVNSLAPGPITGTEGFRRLGGKSAEKSDLFSVIPLQRAGNKTEIAHSTLYLASPLSSYVTGTTLVVDGGSWLTSPNSFSALLDVWAAGTNQPH; encoded by the exons ATGGCCGAGGCTGCCATGGCCGCGCGGGTGCCCCCGGACGAGGACGGGGACGAGTGTCTGCCCCAGTACCGGCACCTGCTCAGCCCCGACCTGCTCGC GGGCCAGGTAGCCTTCATCaccggcggcggctccggcaTCGGCTTCCGCATCGCCGAGATCTTCATGAG gcACGGCTGCCGGACCGTCATTGCCAGCAGGAACCTGCAGCGAGTGTCGGAG GCCTCGAAAAAGCTGATGGCAGCCAcagggcagcagtgcctgcCTCTGTCCATCGATGTCCGGCAGCCCCAGACCATCGCGGCAGCCGTGGACGAGGCGCTGAAGGAGTTCCAGAGGATTGACATCCTCATTAATG GTGCTGCGGGGAACTTCCTGTGCCCAGCCAGTGCCCTGTCCTTCAACGCCTTCAAAACAGTGATAGACATCGACACCATGGGCACCTTCAACACCTCCAAAGTCCTCTTTGAGAAGTATTTCCGG gaCCATGGCGGGGTCATCGTCAACATCACGGCGACCCTGAGCTACCGAGGGCAGGCCCTGCAGGTGCACGCTGGGGCTGCCAAAGCTGCCATAG ATGCCATGACCCGTCACCTTGCTGTGGAGTGGGGACCCAACAACATCCGTGTGAACAGCCTGGCCCCCGGCCCCATCACAGGCACCGAGGGCTTCCGACGTCTGG GTGGGAAATCTGCCGAAAAATCCGACCTGTTCTCGGTGATCCCGCTGCAGCGCGCAGGGAACAAGACGGAGATCGCGCACAGCACCCTGTACCTGGCCAGCCCCCTCTCATCCTATGTCACCGGCACCACCCTGGTCGTGGATGGTGGCAGCTGGCTCACCTCCCCCAACAGCTTCTCTGCCTTGCTGG ATGTCTGGGCTGCAGGAACAAACCAACCCCACTGA
- the LOC116451948 gene encoding nucleoside diphosphate kinase, mitochondrial-like isoform X4, giving the protein MGWGQGRGPSTSRGAAGTAWAPAATGAVSGGVPCPAVVTVTRGPPAAPPALQEKTLVVAKPDAVQRRLLGDIIRRFERRGFKLVAMKLLQVWEGYNAVRCVRAMVGDSGAVGTIRGDLSVHITRNLVHASDSVETAQREIGFWFPRDELVAWDSRDRDNIYGL; this is encoded by the exons atgggatggggacagggacgggggcCGAGTACAAGCCGTGGTGCCGCGGGGACAGCttgggctcctgctgccaccgGGGCCGTGTCTGGCGGGGTCCCGTGTCCCGCGGTGGTGACAGTGACCCGCGgtccccccgcagcccccccggcGCTGCAGGAGAAGACGCTGGTGGTGGCCAAGCCGGACGCGGTGCAGCGGCGGCTGCTGGGGGACATCATCCGGCGCTTCGAGCGCCGCGGCTTCAAGCTGGTGGCCATGAAGCTGCTCCAG GTGTGGGAGGGCTACAACGCGGTGCGGTGTGTGCGGGCCATGGTTGGGGACAGCGGCGCCGTGGGGACCATCCGGGGCGATCTCAGCGTGCACATCACCAG GAACCTGGTCCATGCCAGTGACTCCGTGGAGACGGCCCAGCGGGAGATCGGCTTCTGGTTCCCGCGGGACGAGCTGGTGgcctgggacagcagggacagggacaacaTCTACGGGCTCTAG
- the DECR2 gene encoding peroxisomal 2,4-dienoyl-CoA reductase isoform X2, producing the protein MAEAAMAARVPPDEDGDECLPQYRHLLSPDLLAGQVAFITGGGSGIGFRIAEIFMRHGCRTVIASRNLQRVSEASKKLMAATGQQCLPLSIDVRQPQTIAAAVDEALKEFQRIDILINGAAGNFLCPASALSFNAFKTVIDIDTMGTFNTSKVLFEKYFRDHGGVIVNITATLSYRGQALQVHAGAAKAAIDAMTRHLAVEWGPNNIRVNSLAPGPITGTEGFRRLGGKSAEKSDLFSVIPLQRAGNKTEIAHSTLYLASPLSSYVTGTTLVVDGGSWLTSPNSFSALLGISSSSAKL; encoded by the exons ATGGCCGAGGCTGCCATGGCCGCGCGGGTGCCCCCGGACGAGGACGGGGACGAGTGTCTGCCCCAGTACCGGCACCTGCTCAGCCCCGACCTGCTCGC GGGCCAGGTAGCCTTCATCaccggcggcggctccggcaTCGGCTTCCGCATCGCCGAGATCTTCATGAG gcACGGCTGCCGGACCGTCATTGCCAGCAGGAACCTGCAGCGAGTGTCGGAG GCCTCGAAAAAGCTGATGGCAGCCAcagggcagcagtgcctgcCTCTGTCCATCGATGTCCGGCAGCCCCAGACCATCGCGGCAGCCGTGGACGAGGCGCTGAAGGAGTTCCAGAGGATTGACATCCTCATTAATG GTGCTGCGGGGAACTTCCTGTGCCCAGCCAGTGCCCTGTCCTTCAACGCCTTCAAAACAGTGATAGACATCGACACCATGGGCACCTTCAACACCTCCAAAGTCCTCTTTGAGAAGTATTTCCGG gaCCATGGCGGGGTCATCGTCAACATCACGGCGACCCTGAGCTACCGAGGGCAGGCCCTGCAGGTGCACGCTGGGGCTGCCAAAGCTGCCATAG ATGCCATGACCCGTCACCTTGCTGTGGAGTGGGGACCCAACAACATCCGTGTGAACAGCCTGGCCCCCGGCCCCATCACAGGCACCGAGGGCTTCCGACGTCTGG GTGGGAAATCTGCCGAAAAATCCGACCTGTTCTCGGTGATCCCGCTGCAGCGCGCAGGGAACAAGACGGAGATCGCGCACAGCACCCTGTACCTGGCCAGCCCCCTCTCATCCTATGTCACCGGCACCACCCTGGTCGTGGATGGTGGCAGCTGGCTCACCTCCCCCAACAGCTTCTCTGCCTTGCTGGgtatttcctcctcctctgctaaACTCTAG
- the LOC116451948 gene encoding nucleoside diphosphate kinase, mitochondrial-like isoform X3 yields MGSLGRCLVRSLPRGRPGLSPPGPRCYGSAPPALQEKTLVVAKPDAVQRRLLGDIIRRFERRGFKLVAMKLLQADRRLVEQHYEQLRLKPFYPALVAYMTSGPVVAMVWEGYNAVRCVRAMVGDSGAVGTIRGDLSVHITRNLVHASDSVETAQREIGFWFPRDELVAWDSRDRDNIYGL; encoded by the exons ATGGGCTCCCTGGGGCGCTGCCTGGTCCGGAGCCTCccgcgggggcggccgggcctgagcccccccgggccccgctGCTACGGCTCCG cccccccggcGCTGCAGGAGAAGACGCTGGTGGTGGCCAAGCCGGACGCGGTGCAGCGGCGGCTGCTGGGGGACATCATCCGGCGCTTCGAGCGCCGCGGCTTCAAGCTGGTGGCCATGAAGCTGCTCCAG GCGGACCGGAGGCTCGTGGAGCAGCACTACGAGCAGCTGCGGCTGAAGCCCTTCTACCCCGCGCTCGTCGCCTACATGACCTCGGGGCCGGTGGTGGCCATG GTGTGGGAGGGCTACAACGCGGTGCGGTGTGTGCGGGCCATGGTTGGGGACAGCGGCGCCGTGGGGACCATCCGGGGCGATCTCAGCGTGCACATCACCAG GAACCTGGTCCATGCCAGTGACTCCGTGGAGACGGCCCAGCGGGAGATCGGCTTCTGGTTCCCGCGGGACGAGCTGGTGgcctgggacagcagggacagggacaacaTCTACGGGCTCTAG